In Arachis hypogaea cultivar Tifrunner chromosome 2, arahy.Tifrunner.gnm2.J5K5, whole genome shotgun sequence, a genomic segment contains:
- the LOC112749677 gene encoding disease resistance protein Roq1 isoform X3: MGNVAYAGGLPLALEVLGSNLLGSLESIPDGLIDSPHPVLQKVLKKCVEDLNDTEKAIFLDIACFLIGMDQEEVIQALNAFGDLAKDGIKALEDRCFIRFDDMNKLRMHVLLRDMGREVICEQKGGDPASWIYDVFLSFRGEETRATFTSHIYTSLANAGIYVFRDDDEIRRGDRISISLLQAIRASRISVVVLSRHYANSRWCLQELENIMECRRAIGQVVVPVFYGVDPSNVRNQTGLFGEAFQDLLKRFSVDRDKEKRWRKALHQIGSIAGMVIIDSRNESEDVSLIVEDISALLDDTLLFVAQHPVGVKSRVQHVIKLLNHQYAKDVQLFGILGIGGIGKTTIAKAIYNQIHRDFEGSSFLENIREFWELITARVNLQEHLLSDIYKTTKIRIHSIEFGKTILQQKLRHRRVLVILDDVDELDQLKALCWSREWFGPGSRIIITTRDESLLRVLNVDHISRMSEMDNDESVEHFCWNAFKQSSPKEDFAELSIDVVAYCGGLPLALEVIGSVLFDKNVKEWESLLEKLKKIPNDKVQKKLRISFDSLNDDTVKEIFLDIAFFFIGMDRNDVVHILDEYDAEIGISVLVDRNLVTVDSNNRLGMHALLRDMGREIVREKSPKELERRSRLWLQKEVFEVLQTHTGTKAIEGVTLKLPRSNAFCLETKAFNKMKRLRLLQLASVQLDGDFEHMSKNIRWICWHGFPYKYIPSKFYQASLVAMELESSSLRFMWKKTQFLGMLKVLNLSHSYHLTQTPDFSYLPNLEKLLLKGCSSLSMISDTIGHLRKILLIDLEDCTSLLNLPRSFYELNSLITLVISGCSLIDILEEDLAQMKSLKKLIADKTGITQVPFSIVRSKSIGYISLCGYEGFTRDVFPSLIWSWMSPTNNLSSLVQSFAGSGIVSSDVLNLRSFWVECGTDLQLSGGVAKILDTLYATYYKELEVTPTTSQASQISSSSLIGFHSQFHTFGSPKSLLIEVGKKTTVSIILREIILQKLITVEFHDYLLPSDNYPYWLTFTSEGSSIIFEVPHVHSRELKTIMLCIMYPSSPYTITFESLKNVLIINYTKSTIQVYKQDTLASFEDEEWQNIISSMEPGDRVEVHIVLFGYGFSVKKTTIFLIYDGPIHQKMEHQYADVIVSCDNDTISGFGDVTSNENVCVSDDDIVALVKNEKTFPIVVPSASLNSQEESGNLGYKNTTQNQEYQQLQESPFVPKTDDAEPDRVEETNESELLVDLPEDVDLLAELDKILSESYISKFKSQSLSVIHILHKIQQLFDNQLEVLVVDGGIRRQFLDLLAQLKQMKSQVPTNLKPLVNDIKKFYEDVLNYFPSIQEVFGNHQRLIESKNRLQDKLETAKSRQAHFYASISKGKERINEMSKEINDLELKLKALYVKKDKLESTVKLCEVETLNINMKAATWVTEREEVERTLQDSESAFRNAESSKQNYERKLTELKSALGNIKH, from the exons ATGGGGAATG TTGCTTATGCTGGAGGATTGCCACTAGCTTTGGAAGTCCTTGGCTCCAATCTTCTTGGAAGCTTGGAGAGTATCCCTGATGGACTCATAGACTCTCCTCATCCTGTGCTACAGAAGGTTCTGAAAAAATGCGTGGAAGATTTAAATGATACGGAGAAAGCCATATTCCTTGATATAGCTTGTTTCTTAATTGGGATGGATCAAGAAGAGGTGATCCAAGCATTAAATGCCTTTGGAGACTTGGCCAAAGATGGAATAAAAGCCCTTGAGGATCGATGCTTTATAAGATTTGATGACATGAACAAACTTAGAATGCATGTTTTGCTACGAGATATGGGAAGAGAAGTCATTTGTGAGCAAAAGGGAGGAGATCCTGCG TCATGGATCTATGATGTGTTCTTGAGTTTTAGAGGAGAAGAAACTCGTGCGACATTCACCTCACATATCTACACTTCTCTTGCAAATGCTGGAATTTATGTCTTTAGGGATGATGACGAGATCCGGAGGGGAGATCGAATCTCCATTTCACTACTGCAAGCAATCAGAGCATCTAGAATTTCTGTAGTTGTGTTGTCAAGGCATTATGCAAATTCAAGGTGGTGTCTGCAAGAGCTGGAGAACATAATGGAGTGTCGCAGGGCCATAGGTCAGGTGGTTGTGCCTGTTTTTTATGGTGTAGATCCCTCTAATGTAAGGAATCAAACAGGTCTATTTGGAGAAGcttttcaagatcttttaaaAAGATTTTCAGTGGATAGAGACAAGGAGAAGAGGTGGAGAAAAGCGCTTCATCAAATTGGTTCCATTGCAGGAATGGTGATCATAGATTCCAG GAATGAAAGTGAGGATGTCAGTTTGATTGTTGAAGATATCTCTGCTTTGCTAGATGATACACTCTTATTTGTTGCACAACATCCCGTAGGTGTAAAATCTCGTGTGCAGCATGTGATTAAACTACTAAACCACCAATATGCAAAAGATGTTCAACTGTTTGGAATATTGGGAATTGGAGGAATCGGAAAAACAACCATTGCCAAAGCCATTTACAATCAAATTCATCGTGATTTTGAGGGTTCTTCCTTCCTCGAGAATATTAGGGAATTCTGGGAACTAATAACTGCTCGAGTTAATTTACAAGAACACCTTCTTTCTGACATCTACAAAACAACGAAAATAAGGATACATAGCATTGAATTTGGAAAAACTATATTGCAGCAAAAGCTTCGTCATAGAAGGGTGCTTGTTATACTTGATGATGTTGATGAACTAGACCAACTAAAAGCTTTGTGCTGGAGCCGTGAATGGTTTGGTCCAGGGAGTAGAATAATCATCACAACAAGAGATGAAAGTCTACTTAGAGTGCTTAATGTTGACCACATATCTAGAATGTCAGAAATGGACAATGATGAATCTGTTGAGCATTTTTGTTGGAATGCATTCAAACAATCAAGTCCCAAAGAGGATTTTGCTGAGCTTTCCATAGATGTAGTTGCATACTGTGGAGGATTGCCACTAGCTCTTGAGGTTATTGGATCTGTTTTGTTTGATAAGAATGTAAAAGAGTGGGAAAGCCTattagaaaaactaaaaaaaattccaaatgaTAAAGTACAGAAAAAGCTAAGAATAAGTTTTGACAGTTTAAACGATGATACAGTAAAAGAAATATTCCTTGACATAGCTTTTTTCTTTATCGGGATGGATCGGAATGATGTAGTGCATATCTTGGATGAATATGATGCTGAAATTGGAATAAGTGTTCTTGTTGATCGAAACCTAGTGACTGTTGATAGCAATAATCGGCTTGGAATGCATGCCTTGTTGCGTGATATGGGAAGAGAAATAGTCCGTGAGAAATCACCCAAAGAGCTTGAGAGGCGAAGCAGATTATGGTTGCAAAAAGAAGTATTTGAAGTATTACAAACACATACT GGTACCAAAGCTATTGAGGGAGTGACTTTAAAGTTGCCAAGAAGCAATGCATTTTGTTTGGAGACAAAAGCATTTAATAAGATGAAGAGACTGAGGTTGCTGCAACTTGCTAGTGTACAACTTGATGGAGATTTTGAACATATGTCAAAAAATATAAGATGGATTTGTTGGCATGGATTTCCTTACAAATACATACCTTCCAAATTTTATCAAGCAAGTTTAGTTGCCATGGAGTTAGAATCCAGTAGTCTTAGATTCATGTGGAAGAAGACCCAG ttCTTGGGGATGCTAAAGGTTCTCAATCTTAGTCATTCTTATCACTTGACTCAAACTCCAGATTTTTCATACTTGCCTAATCTTGAGAAGCTATTACTCAAAGGTTGTTCAAGTTTGTCTATGATTTCAGATACAATTGGACATCTCAGAAAAATTCTTCTCATAGATTTGGAAGATTGCACAAGCCTTCTTAACCTTCCTAGAAGTTTTTATGAGTTGAACTCTTTGATAACACTCGTCATTTCTGGATGTTCATTAATCGATATATTGGAAGAGGACTTGGCACAAATGAAATCCTTGAAAAAATTGATTGCGGATAAGACTGGAATAACACAAGTGCCATTTTCAATAGTAAGATCAAAAAGCATTGGATATATTTCCTTGTGTGGCTACGAAGGTTTCACACGTGATGTGTTTCCTTCTCTCATTTGGTCTTGGATGTCACCAACAAATAATCTTTCATCATTAGTACAATCATTTGCTGGTTCGGGAATTGTCTCTTCAGATGTACTAAATCTCCGAAGTTTTTGGGTTGAGTGTGGCACAGATCTTCAACTAAGTGGAGGTGTAGCAAAAATTCTGGATACTTTGTATGCCACATACTACAAGGAATTAGAAGTAACACCAACTACATCACAAGCCTCACAAATTAGTAGTTCATCCTTGATTGGCTTTCATAGTCAATTTCACACATTTGGATCACCCAAGTCTCTTTTAATTGAAGTGGGAAAGAAGACCACAGTCAGCATTATTCTTAGGGAGATAATTTTGCAG AAATTGATCACTGTTGAATTTCATGATTATTTGTTGCCTAGTGACAATTATCCATATTGGTTAACCTTCACTAGTGAAGGTTCTTCCATAATTTTTGAAGTCCCTCACGTGCATAGCCGGGAGCTGAAGACAATAATGTTGTGTATCATGTATCCTTCTTCTCCATATACCATCACATTTGAATCTCTCAAAAATGTGTTGATCATAAATTATACTAAGTCCACCATTCAGGTCTATAAGCAAGACACACTAGCCTcttttgaagatgaagaatggCAAAACATAATTTCAAGTATGGAACCTGGTGATAGAGTGGAGGTTCATATTGTGCTCTTTGGGTATGGATTCAGTGTGAAGAAAACAACGATTTTTCTCATatatgatggcccgatccaccaAAAAATGGAGCACCAGTATGCAGATGTTATTGTTTCCTGTGATAATGATACTATTTCCGGTTTTGGTGATGTGACATCAAATGAGAATGTCTGCGTTTCTGACGATGATATTGTTGCATTAGTTAAGAATGAAAAAACTTTTCCCATCGTGGTTCCAAGTGCTTCCTTAAACTCTCAAGAGGAATCAGGCAACTTAGGATACAAAAACACAACTCAAAATCAAGAATATCAACAGCTTCAAGAG AGTCCCTTTGTTCCCAAGACTGATGATGCAGAGCCAGACAGAGTCGAAGAAACCAATGAAAGTGAGCTTCTTGTCGATCTTCCTGAAGATGTTGATTTACTGGCAGAGTTAGATAAGATCTTATCAGAGAGTTATATTTCTAAATTCAAATCTCAAAGTCTCTCGGTGATTCATATCCTTCACAAGATACAACAACTTTTTGATAATCAATTAGAAGTATTGGTGGTTGATGGTGGCATTAGAAGACAGTTTCTCGACCTTTTGGCTCAGCTAAAACAAATGAAGTCACAAGTCCCTACAAATCTTAAGCCTTTGGTTAATGATATTAAGAAATTCTATGAAGATGTCCTCAATTATTTCCCATCTATTCAAGAAGTCTTTGGCAATCATCAAAGGTTAATTGAATCCAAGAATCGACTTCAAGACAAGTTAGAAACAGCTAAATCCAGGCAGGCTCACTTTTATGCTTCAATTTCTAAAGGGAAAGAAAGGATCAATGAGATGTCAAAGGAAATCAATGACTTGGAGCTGAAACTGAAAGCCCTGTATGTGAAGAAGGACAAGTTAGAATCCACTGTGAAACTTTGTGAGGTTGAAACTCTCAACATCAATATGAAGGCTGCCACTTGGGTGACAGAAAGGGAAGAGGTCGAGAGAACTCTCCAAGATTCAGAGTCTGCCTTCAGAAATGCTGAATCATCGAAACAGAATTATGAGAGGAAGCTAACTGAATTGAAAAGCGCTCTTGGCAACATTAAACATTAG